The Pseudophryne corroboree isolate aPseCor3 chromosome 2, aPseCor3.hap2, whole genome shotgun sequence genome has a segment encoding these proteins:
- the LOC134989402 gene encoding uncharacterized protein LOC134989402, whose protein sequence is MVAGYSPLGTPKEWTSGRKGNLQIVVRLSLGILGIVLLIVPSSTWTPGLKTEKRELHSVRWGWNNATIPRTQDNFTCQANQRCTNIVNITIPGTMWAGPPDPQRNRYRPTFALHQSEGNITINAAVNISCCSKPYRFRFLPKEEKNKEYKNCSKQGATTFRLAVKDVLILVCHNATEIKNRTWWAQDLMFIDINASRIDIGHVKILPSTCENVGTQAQKTVLVTQVVFPPNNRQCISRQRRAWYDTLLGGYGTLTGVLNGIDIETLANRMHSAGSKLNDGLALQAKWMPTIFEPAKISAGIDTLMNQLINASNDFAVGFDTNITKFRNWTVCTLQTMYEQQQKGVMQTMLMTGNEQVWRTIFNTSVSRDAWIHLEAAKMICNDTICQGILTMYNVTKVIQMCKYIVMPLLLGPSGGEWYWFPTMKGEYIDENNRTHDLSICTPTLQGKICRVQSAVYEPCLLENGVNLCKWIVLPLSYTMMMEVAPQEVCLVTDTPAIPGMVVPFSGCISNVSSLTWENETFILYADREEHVTKYWSSQNLSIPQWDLKLDKLHTIMKQSKVIEDHIKYLNQSIVTHQVTTTIIADQLQKIGSDVQDATSHHWWDLFTGYSPSASNMLNFLIHPVLILCTIIIILSIWNCVVFYRICCKRQKVVMASYAL, encoded by the exons ATGGTTGCAGGGTACAGCCCTTTGGGCACACCAAAAGAGTGGACATCTGGGAGAAAAGGCAACTTACAG ATTGTCGTGAGGCTCAGTCTTGGAATCCTTGGAATTGTATTATTGATCGTCCCCTCTAGTACATGGACACCTGGATTGAAGACAGAGAAACGAGAGTTGCATAGTGTACGGTGGGGATGGAACAATGCCACCATACCAAGAACCCAAGATAATTTCACTTGTCAGGCCAATCAGCGCTGTACTAATATAGTAAATATAACAATTCCAGGAACGATGTGGGCTGGACCGCCTGATCCACAAAGAAACAGATATCGACCTACATTTGCCTTACATCAGTCAGAAGGCAATATCACAATTAATGCTGCAGTAAATATAAGTTGCTGCTCCAAACCTTATAGGTTCCGATTTCTCCCTAAAGAAGAGAAGAATAAAGAATATAAGAATTGTTCTAAACAAGGAGCAACCACATTTCGGTTAGCTGTAAAAGACGTTTTAATTTTGGTATGTCATAATGCTACTGAAATAAAAAATCGAACGTGGTGGGCACAAGATTTAATGTTTATTGATATCAATGCATCACGAATCGATATTGGACATGTTAAAATATTACCATCTACATGTGAAAATGTAGGTACACAAGCTCAAAAGACTGTGTTAGTCACACAAGTTGTTTTCCCTCCCAATAATAGACAATGTATATCCCGGCAACGACGTGCCTGGTATGATACATTGTTGGGAGGATATGGGACTCTAACAGGAGTATTAAATGGGATAGATATTGAAACATTAGCCAATAGGATGCATAGCGCCGGTAGTAAATTAAATGACGGACTTGCATTACAAGCAAAATGGATGCCTACTATTTTTGAGCCAGCCAAAATATCGGCTGGAATAGATACTTTAATGAACCAGCTAATTAATGCTAGTAATGATTTTGCTGTTGGATTTGATACCAACATTACTAAATTTAGAAATTGGACCGTCTGTACACTACAGACTATGTATGAGCAACAACAAAAAGGCGTTATGCAAACTATGCTAATGACCGGAAATGAACAAGTATGGAGAACAATTTTTAATACAAGTGTGTCCAGGGACGCTTGGATACACTTGGAAGCTGCTAAAATGATTTGTAATGACACCATATGCCAAGGTATTTTAACTATGTATAATGTAACCAAAGTTATTCAAATGtgtaaatatattgtaatgcctttGTTGTTAGGACCATCTGGTGGAGAATGGTACTGGTTCCCCACTATGAAAGGAGAATATATAGATGAGAATAATAGAACTCATGATTTGAGTATTTGTACACCCACTTTACAAGGCAAGATATGTAGAGTACAATCCGCAGTTTATGAACCTTGCTTATTAGAGAATGGAGTAAATTTATGTAAATGGATAGTTCTACCTTTGTCATATACAATGATGATGGAGGTAGCCCCACAAGAAGTATGTTTGGTAACTGATACACCAGCCATACCTGGAATGGTAGTTCCATTTTCCGGATGTATTAGTAATGTTAGTTCCTTAACCTGGGAAAATGAGACATTTATATTGTATGCTGACCGTGAAGAACATGTTACAAAATATTGGAGTTCACAAAATTTAAGTATTCCCCAATGGGATTTGAAGTTAGATAAACTACATACAATTATGAAACAATCCAAAGTTATTGAAGATCATATCAAATATCTAAATCAATCTATTGTAACTCATCAAGTGACAACAACAATAATTGCTGATCAATTACAGAAAATTGGTTCTGATGTCCAGGATGCAACTTCTCATCATTGGTGGGACTTGTTTACTGGATATTCTCCGTCTGCATCCAATATGCTAAATTTTCTGATACATCCTGTTCTCATACtgtgtacaataataataattttatctatTTGGAACTGTGTGGTATTTTACCGCATATGTTGTAAACGACAAAAGGTTGTAATGGCAAGTTATGCGTTATAA